The Candidatus Sulfotelmatobacter sp. region GCAAACTCATTTACACTTTCGCCATGAACAATCCGACCCAACCCAACGTGAAGTTAATCAATGGCCCCGACTACCGCGAAAATTATGCCAACAGCGTTCAAATGCGCGTGAATATTTGGGACTTCTTTTTAGTCTTCGGCACCCTCCAGCAACAGACCGAAACCCACGTGGAGATCAAGAATTTTGAGGGCATCTACCTGAGTCCGCAGCAAGCCAAAGCGCTGCTGGGATTGCTGCAACAGAACATCGCCGGCTATGAGAGCGCCTTCGGGGAAATCAAGCTTGATCCGCGCATGGCCCCGCAAGGCCCAGTGCACTAGATACCCGGAACGGTCGGGACGGCAACTGAGGCCATGTGGCGACGGCCGCCTCGGCCGTCCGGCGTGGGCGCAGCCCCCCGCTTCCACTGATCCAATGCAAGCGAACCGCTAGAATGCCCTTTCACGATAGAGCCCGC contains the following coding sequences:
- a CDS encoding DUF3467 domain-containing protein, which produces MNNPTQPNVKLINGPDYRENYANSVQMRVNIWDFFLVFGTLQQQTETHVEIKNFEGIYLSPQQAKALLGLLQQNIAGYESAFGEIKLDPRMAPQGPVH